The DNA region GGCTAAAGAAGTTGCTGTAAAATCCATAACATTGAGTTTTTTAGCGAGAACTTCTTGATAAGAAATAAAATCATACTTTTTGGCATCTGGAAATTGGTGAGGATCTTTGTCATAAACCCCATCGACTTTAGTGACTTTAATCATGAGATCAGCGTTTATTTCTAAGGCTTTTAATACACCTGCTGTATCTGTAGAAAAATAAGGAGCACCAGTACCACCCGCAAAGATTACTACTTTTTTTTGAGTAAAATAAGTATCTAAAAGCTGAGGAGAGGATTGTTGAAACATACCATCAATACTAAAAGCACCCAAGACGATACAATCAAGTTGAAATTCTTGTTGAAGAATATCTTGTAATACTATTGCATTAATAGCAGTTCCTAACATTCCAGCAGAGTCAGCTTTGGTACGCGTAAGATATTGTGCCGATGTTCCTCTCATAATATTACCAGCACCGATAACAATA from Spirochaetota bacterium includes:
- the pyrH gene encoding UMP kinase, giving the protein MLKRILIKASGEMLGGTGGYGLDQDSLLTLAKYLKQAHDTGVQLGIVIGAGNIMRGTSAQYLTRTKADSAGMLGTAINAIVLQDILQQEFQLDCIVLGAFSIDGMFQQSSPQLLDTYFTQKKVVIFAGGTGAPYFSTDTAGVLKALEINADLMIKVTKVDGVYDKDPHQFPDAKKYDFISYQEVLAKKLNVMDFTATSLAMENNLPIRVVNLSGDNLVSIINKKSIGTLVSSCE